A single Pseudomonadota bacterium DNA region contains:
- a CDS encoding putative urea ABC transporter substrate-binding protein, protein MLDRTFPIPALPRIAFALLVCLTLGTAEAADKKPTFTLAWSIYVGWMPWDYAHAKGIVDRWADRYGIAIDVVQVNDYIESVNQYTAGQFDAVTVTNMDILTIAAASGVDTTAVIVGDYSNGNDGVVVRDSADLRSIRGQRVNLVELSVSHYLLARALDSVDMSERDITVVNTADADMVSAWVGTQVPALVTWNPMLAEIKALPEANAVFDSSQIPGEILDLTVAKTDVLATHPEFGYALAGAWYETIALMYDEAKQAAVRGHMASAAGTNLASFDRQLDTTFMFQQPADGLAFVTSATPKQTMQRVAEFSFSKGLLGPMAPNAGFVGIEFADGAVWGDTSNVQLRFTDHFMRQSQEQESTAAASR, encoded by the coding sequence ATGCTAGATCGCACCTTTCCCATCCCCGCGCTACCGCGAATCGCCTTCGCCTTACTGGTTTGCCTCACCCTCGGCACGGCCGAGGCCGCCGACAAGAAGCCAACCTTCACCCTGGCCTGGTCTATCTACGTGGGGTGGATGCCGTGGGACTACGCACACGCCAAGGGCATCGTCGATCGCTGGGCCGATCGCTACGGCATCGCCATCGACGTGGTGCAGGTGAACGATTACATCGAGTCGGTCAACCAGTACACGGCGGGCCAGTTCGATGCGGTCACCGTGACCAACATGGACATCCTCACCATCGCCGCCGCCAGCGGCGTGGACACGACCGCCGTGATCGTGGGCGACTACTCGAACGGCAACGACGGCGTCGTGGTGCGCGACTCCGCCGATTTAAGGAGCATCCGCGGCCAACGCGTGAACCTGGTCGAACTGTCCGTATCGCACTACCTGCTGGCCCGCGCCCTCGACTCGGTGGACATGAGCGAACGGGATATCACCGTAGTGAACACGGCCGATGCGGACATGGTGAGCGCCTGGGTGGGCACGCAAGTGCCGGCGCTGGTGACCTGGAATCCGATGCTGGCGGAGATCAAAGCCTTGCCGGAAGCCAACGCGGTGTTCGACTCGAGCCAGATCCCCGGCGAGATCCTCGATCTGACCGTGGCGAAGACCGACGTGCTCGCGACGCACCCGGAGTTCGGCTACGCCCTGGCGGGCGCTTGGTACGAGACCATCGCCCTCATGTACGACGAGGCGAAGCAAGCCGCCGTGCGCGGTCACATGGCCTCCGCTGCCGGCACCAACCTCGCGAGCTTCGACCGCCAGCTCGACACCACCTTCATGTTCCAACAGCCCGCTGACGGCTTGGCCTTCGTCACCAGCGCTACGCCCAAGCAGACCATGCAGCGCGTGGCCGAGTTCTCCTTCAGCAAGGGGCTCCTGGGGCCGATGGCGCCCAACGCCGGCTTTGTCGGCATCGAGTTCGCCGACGGTGCCGTGTGGGGCGATACCAGCAACGTGCAACTGCGCTTTACGGACCACTTCATGCGCCAGTCGCAAGAGCAGGAGAGCACGGCAGCGGCGAGCCGCTGA
- a CDS encoding ABC transporter permease subunit, giving the protein MSRLINRRPGRALSIALAVLPFVLTLLAYQTASSMRLAENPQDRLLPSFAAMGDAFHRMAFTPDQRSGAYLFWTDTLASLKRVALGVGSGATAGLLLGGAAGLLPLLRAAVSPFLAALAMVPPLALLPILFIALGMDEPSKITLIAIGVAPFIARDIEARIRELPIEELIKAQTLGAGSWRIIWRIVLPQMLPRLLDAIRLSLGAAWLFLIAAEAIASTEGLGYRIFLVRRYLAMDIILPYVVWITLLAWLTDASLRALTHALFPWHTAQQLKDTTP; this is encoded by the coding sequence ATGAGCCGTCTGATCAATCGCCGACCGGGTCGTGCGCTGTCGATCGCGCTGGCCGTGCTGCCCTTCGTGCTGACTTTGCTCGCCTATCAAACGGCCTCGAGCATGCGCCTGGCAGAGAATCCCCAAGACCGCCTACTGCCTTCCTTCGCCGCCATGGGCGATGCGTTTCACCGCATGGCGTTCACGCCCGACCAACGCTCCGGGGCCTACCTGTTCTGGACAGATACGCTGGCGAGCCTGAAGCGCGTCGCCCTGGGCGTGGGTTCCGGGGCAACGGCGGGCCTGCTCCTCGGCGGGGCGGCGGGCCTGCTGCCCTTGCTGCGCGCGGCCGTCTCACCGTTCCTCGCCGCCCTCGCCATGGTACCTCCCCTCGCCTTGCTACCGATCTTGTTCATCGCCCTCGGCATGGACGAGCCGTCGAAGATCACCCTCATCGCCATTGGCGTGGCACCCTTTATCGCCCGCGACATCGAGGCCCGCATCCGCGAGCTGCCCATCGAAGAGCTGATCAAGGCCCAGACCCTCGGCGCCGGGAGCTGGCGCATCATCTGGCGTATCGTGCTGCCGCAGATGCTGCCGCGCCTGCTCGATGCGATCCGCCTGTCTCTAGGCGCCGCCTGGCTGTTCCTCATCGCCGCCGAGGCGATCGCGAGCACTGAGGGGCTTGGCTATCGAATTTTCTTGGTGCGTCGCTACCTCGCCATGGACATCATCCTGCCCTACGTGGTCTGGATCACCCTGCTGGCCTGGCTCACAGACGCGTCTCTGCGCGCCCTGACACATGCACTTTTTCCCTGGCACACGGCCCAGCAGCTCAAGGACACGACCCCATGA
- a CDS encoding ABC transporter ATP-binding protein, which produces MSALVLEGLVKAYGDTVVLNGLDFALEAGDFCTLVGASGCGKSTLLKMLLGQERPTRGRILLNGKPLAAEPDPMRGIVYQRYSVFRHLTVAENVRLGLELRDGDPLFGLCFGARRAQIRRQADELLDRVGLTAAAKRYPNQLSGGMQQRLALAQAIAREPPLLLLDEPFAALDPGNRTSMHELLIGLWQSRGMTVVMVTHDLREAFKLGTRLLVLDTQSESGAPSVGARITYDIPLRRERAVPSAQRFASN; this is translated from the coding sequence ATGAGCGCCCTCGTGCTCGAAGGGTTGGTGAAGGCCTACGGCGACACGGTGGTGTTGAACGGCCTCGATTTCGCCCTCGAGGCAGGTGACTTCTGCACCCTCGTCGGCGCCAGCGGCTGCGGCAAGAGCACGCTTTTAAAGATGCTCCTCGGACAGGAGCGCCCGACCCGCGGGCGGATCCTGCTAAACGGCAAGCCCCTGGCGGCGGAGCCCGACCCGATGCGCGGCATCGTCTACCAGCGCTACTCCGTGTTCCGCCACCTGACGGTGGCTGAAAACGTGCGCTTGGGGCTCGAGCTGCGCGACGGTGATCCCCTGTTCGGTCTGTGCTTTGGTGCTCGCCGCGCGCAGATCCGCAGGCAGGCGGACGAGCTCCTCGACCGCGTCGGCCTGACCGCGGCGGCCAAGCGCTACCCCAACCAACTCTCTGGCGGTATGCAGCAGCGGCTCGCCCTGGCCCAGGCCATCGCCCGCGAACCCCCACTGCTGCTCCTGGACGAACCCTTCGCGGCCCTCGATCCCGGCAACCGCACCAGCATGCATGAGCTGCTCATCGGGCTGTGGCAGAGCCGGGGCATGACCGTGGTCATGGTCACCCACGATCTGCGGGAGGCCTTCAAGCTGGGCACGCGCCTGCTCGTGCTGGATACGCAATCCGAGAGCGGCGCCCCTTCCGTAGGCGCCCGCATCACCTACGACATTCCCCTTCGCCGCGAACGTGCCGTGCCGAGCGCGCAACGCTTTGCATCCAACTGA
- a CDS encoding urea amidolyase associated protein UAAP1 produces the protein MPDTSPPPSLAAPVLTETLPAGCHHSLLLRRGYTLRLVDLSGDANVGLLAVNHDEKSERYNMADTLKAQHVSRLGSPLVLYSDMGRVLLSIPYDNFGHHDAFCGTTTAEMITEQYGEADFQTVRNDYYRNGRDGLLMELGRWGLSRRDLVPNINFFSRILTDEAGNMSFDPESQQAHATVDLRAEMHCLVVLSTAPHPLAPYAQYPQGAVALSVHWTGPAGPDDPCRHSRPENVRGYENTEAWFAQTPQGPQA, from the coding sequence ATGCCCGATACCAGTCCTCCACCGTCCCTCGCAGCGCCGGTGCTGACGGAGACCTTACCCGCTGGCTGCCACCACTCGCTGCTGCTGCGCCGTGGCTACACCTTGCGCTTGGTGGACCTCTCGGGCGACGCCAACGTGGGGTTGCTGGCGGTAAATCACGACGAGAAGAGCGAGCGCTACAACATGGCGGACACGCTGAAGGCGCAACACGTCTCGCGCCTCGGCTCGCCCCTGGTGCTGTACTCCGACATGGGCCGCGTCTTGCTGTCGATCCCCTACGACAACTTCGGTCACCACGACGCTTTCTGCGGCACCACCACCGCCGAGATGATCACCGAACAGTACGGCGAGGCGGACTTTCAGACCGTACGCAACGACTACTACCGCAACGGCCGCGACGGCCTGCTGATGGAGCTTGGTCGCTGGGGCCTGTCGCGCCGCGACCTCGTCCCGAACATCAACTTCTTCAGCCGCATCCTCACGGACGAGGCGGGCAACATGAGCTTCGATCCTGAGAGCCAGCAGGCGCACGCCACCGTCGACCTGCGCGCGGAGATGCACTGCCTGGTAGTGCTGTCCACCGCGCCCCATCCGCTCGCCCCCTACGCGCAGTATCCGCAGGGAGCGGTCGCCCTGTCCGTGCACTGGACCGGCCCAGCGGGCCCTGACGACCCTTGCCGCCACTCCCGACCGGAGAACGTCCGCGGTTACGAAAACACTGAGGCATGGTTTGCCCAAACACCGCAGGGGCCGCAAGCATGA
- a CDS encoding urea amidolyase associated protein UAAP2, translating into MNAATPISSTTVRAGAPLLAPVRAGQICRIIDTLGNEAVDAFFFNADDPIERYSAVDTIRAQRNVYLTTGSTLLSTENRPMLTILADTVGRHDTLGGACASESNTVRYAHSKKFMHNCRDSFLIAMLSDHDDLTKRDLTANVNFFMNVPITPQGGLTFEDGISGPGHYVEMRAQMNVLVLLSNCPQLNNPCSGFNPTPIEFVVYDGASAD; encoded by the coding sequence ATGAACGCAGCAACACCGATCTCCAGCACTACCGTGCGCGCGGGCGCGCCACTGCTCGCGCCCGTGCGCGCCGGGCAGATCTGCCGCATCATCGATACGCTCGGCAATGAGGCGGTCGATGCCTTCTTCTTCAACGCCGACGACCCCATCGAGCGCTACTCCGCCGTAGACACGATCCGCGCCCAACGCAACGTGTACCTCACCACCGGCTCCACCCTCTTGTCGACGGAAAACCGCCCCATGCTCACGATCCTCGCCGACACGGTGGGGCGCCACGATACGTTGGGAGGCGCCTGCGCTTCAGAGAGCAACACCGTGCGCTACGCGCACAGCAAGAAGTTCATGCACAACTGCCGCGATAGCTTTCTCATCGCCATGCTCTCGGACCACGACGATCTCACCAAGCGCGACCTTACGGCCAACGTCAACTTCTTCATGAACGTGCCCATCACGCCGCAGGGCGGCCTCACCTTCGAGGACGGCATCAGCGGCCCCGGCCACTACGTGGAGATGCGGGCGCAGATGAACGTGCTGGTGCTGCTCTCCAACTGCCCGCAGCTGAACAACCCCTGCAGCGGCTTCAACCCCACGCCCATCGAGTTCGTCGTCTACGACGGCGCGAGCGCGGACTAG
- the uca gene encoding urea carboxylase encodes MLRRVLIANRGAIATRIQRTLRTMGIESVAVFAEADRASSHVGAADRAVCLGEGSALATYLNGDRLIQIARAHEVDAIHPGYGFLSENAAFAQAVEAAGIVFLGPTPRQIECFGLKHEAREIAIEAEVPLLAGSALLGSVEDALVAAEQIGWPVMLKSSAGGGGIGMRPCADAQALRDAYEIVQGQAASSFGDTRVFLERQVTVARHVEVQVFGDGVGQVVVLGDRDCSLQRRNQKVIEEAPAPALPAPVRSAMHAAAQRLMAHVAYRSAGTVEFLYDRDREAVYFLEVNARLQVEHGVTELVTGVDLVEWMLRVGAGEGEFLHPPQVRGAAIQARVYAEDPARGFRPAPGLITGMQLPPSSNGEVRVDGWARAGVTVPAEFDPLLVKILALGEDREAARKRLREHLSATRIDGIQTNLSYLIASLDLDEFVAERHTTASAASVRSAPRSLEVLAPGTASTVQDVKGRLGYWHVGVPPSGAFDTRSLARANALVGNANNASGLECLAEGPILRFSHDGYIALCGARTVATVDGAPVPHDTMVAVRAEQQLRVGAIATDGEGMRTYIAVAGGIDVPTTLGSAATFDLGAFGGHAGRALRAGDVLPLGEAKAPPFPAPPPAAPLGERTTLRVVQGPLLAPDFLTDAYLDTFYATEWTVHYHSSRTGIRLQGPTPEWTRADGGDAGLHPSNVHDNAYAFGAIDFTGDMPIVLGPDGPSLGGFVSPAAIAAADRWKLGQLRPGDRVRFAPIGLAQARTALAEPEAMDHSPALGWRESADEVILARDSERDVVLRAAGDSFLLLEFGAPELDLAERVRVEALSRWLSERADPAVLELTPGVRSLQLRVEPQTDRDQILTLLQDGLDAQGDGASLEVASRIVHLPLAWDDPDTQEDTARYARTVRADAPWCPRNIEFIRRINGLRDEDEVKRIVYDASYLVLGLGDVYLGAPVATPIDPRHRLVTTKYNPARTWTPENAVGIGGAYLCIYGMEGPGGYQFVGRTVQVWNHYRAGIAPFVQPWLLRTFDQLRFFEVTHEELMEMRRDFPLGRLPLRIEDTAFRLAEHGSFLREHSEAIECFRHTQQTAFDAERARWAKQGYDPAESAPPPAASPLNESDMDGTAIASPVMGAVWKVLKAQGDRVDADETVMIVESMKTEIAVSTPVAGVLSELLAEAGTQVDAGQAVALVTQNP; translated from the coding sequence ATGTTGCGACGGGTACTGATCGCCAACCGCGGCGCTATCGCCACGCGGATTCAGCGCACCCTGCGCACGATGGGAATCGAGAGCGTGGCGGTGTTCGCCGAAGCGGACCGCGCCTCATCTCACGTGGGCGCGGCGGACCGCGCCGTGTGCCTCGGCGAAGGCAGCGCGCTCGCCACCTACCTCAACGGTGACCGGCTGATCCAGATCGCGCGCGCACACGAGGTCGACGCGATCCACCCCGGCTACGGATTCCTATCGGAGAACGCCGCCTTCGCGCAGGCCGTCGAAGCGGCAGGGATCGTGTTCCTCGGCCCGACGCCCCGTCAGATCGAGTGCTTCGGTCTCAAGCACGAAGCGCGCGAGATCGCCATCGAGGCCGAGGTGCCCCTGCTCGCCGGCTCTGCCCTGCTCGGGAGCGTCGAGGATGCGCTCGTCGCCGCCGAGCAGATCGGCTGGCCGGTGATGCTCAAGAGCAGCGCCGGCGGTGGCGGCATCGGCATGCGCCCCTGCGCGGATGCGCAAGCCCTGCGCGACGCCTACGAGATCGTGCAAGGCCAGGCCGCGAGCAGCTTTGGCGATACTCGCGTGTTCCTCGAGCGCCAGGTCACGGTCGCCCGACACGTGGAAGTGCAGGTATTCGGCGACGGAGTGGGTCAGGTCGTGGTGCTCGGCGATCGTGATTGTTCGCTTCAGCGGCGCAACCAGAAGGTGATCGAGGAAGCCCCGGCGCCCGCCCTGCCGGCGCCCGTGCGCAGCGCCATGCACGCGGCGGCTCAGCGCCTCATGGCACACGTCGCCTACCGCTCCGCGGGCACCGTCGAGTTTCTCTACGACCGCGACCGCGAGGCCGTCTACTTCCTGGAGGTCAACGCGCGCCTGCAGGTAGAGCACGGCGTGACCGAACTGGTCACCGGAGTCGATCTCGTCGAGTGGATGCTGCGAGTTGGCGCCGGCGAGGGCGAGTTCCTGCACCCGCCGCAGGTGCGCGGCGCGGCGATTCAAGCGCGAGTCTACGCCGAAGATCCGGCCCGCGGTTTTCGCCCGGCCCCGGGACTAATCACGGGCATGCAGCTCCCGCCGTCCAGCAATGGTGAGGTGCGGGTGGACGGCTGGGCGCGCGCTGGCGTGACGGTGCCAGCGGAGTTTGACCCGCTGTTGGTCAAGATCCTCGCCCTGGGGGAGGATCGCGAAGCCGCCCGCAAGCGTCTGCGCGAGCACCTGAGCGCCACGCGCATCGACGGCATCCAAACCAACCTATCGTATCTGATCGCTTCCCTGGATCTCGACGAGTTCGTCGCTGAACGTCACACCACGGCCAGCGCCGCTAGCGTGCGCAGCGCGCCACGCAGCCTGGAAGTGCTCGCGCCGGGCACGGCCAGCACCGTGCAAGACGTGAAAGGGCGCCTGGGCTACTGGCACGTTGGCGTGCCGCCCTCCGGCGCCTTCGACACCCGCTCCCTAGCGCGCGCCAACGCACTGGTCGGGAACGCCAACAACGCCTCCGGCCTGGAATGCCTGGCCGAGGGCCCCATCCTGCGCTTCTCCCACGATGGCTACATCGCCCTGTGCGGGGCACGCACGGTGGCCACCGTCGACGGTGCACCAGTACCCCATGACACCATGGTCGCCGTGCGCGCTGAGCAACAGCTGCGCGTGGGCGCCATCGCCACCGACGGGGAGGGCATGCGCACGTACATCGCCGTGGCGGGCGGCATCGACGTGCCAACCACGCTGGGCAGCGCCGCCACCTTCGACCTCGGTGCCTTCGGTGGCCATGCTGGTCGCGCACTACGCGCGGGCGACGTGCTGCCCCTCGGGGAAGCAAAGGCGCCACCCTTCCCAGCCCCTCCACCTGCCGCCCCGCTCGGCGAGCGCACCACCTTGCGCGTAGTGCAGGGGCCCCTGCTTGCGCCGGACTTTCTGACCGACGCCTACCTCGATACCTTCTACGCTACCGAGTGGACCGTGCACTACCACTCCTCGCGCACGGGAATTCGCCTGCAGGGCCCAACGCCCGAGTGGACGCGCGCGGATGGCGGCGACGCGGGCCTGCACCCGTCCAACGTGCACGACAACGCCTACGCCTTCGGCGCCATCGACTTCACCGGCGACATGCCAATCGTGCTGGGACCCGACGGACCCAGCCTCGGCGGCTTCGTGAGCCCGGCGGCGATCGCCGCCGCGGATCGTTGGAAACTCGGTCAGCTGCGACCCGGCGACCGCGTGCGCTTTGCCCCCATCGGCTTGGCCCAAGCGCGCACTGCCCTCGCTGAGCCAGAGGCGATGGATCACTCGCCCGCGCTAGGATGGCGCGAGAGCGCGGATGAGGTGATCCTGGCGCGCGACAGCGAACGCGATGTGGTGCTGCGCGCCGCCGGTGACAGCTTCCTCCTGCTGGAGTTCGGCGCCCCCGAACTCGACCTCGCCGAACGAGTAAGGGTGGAAGCGCTCAGTCGTTGGTTGAGCGAACGCGCAGACCCGGCCGTGCTGGAGCTGACCCCCGGCGTGCGCTCCCTGCAGCTGCGCGTGGAGCCCCAGACAGATCGAGACCAGATTCTGACCCTGCTTCAAGATGGCCTTGATGCGCAGGGAGATGGCGCCTCCCTAGAGGTGGCGAGCCGCATCGTCCACCTGCCCCTCGCCTGGGATGACCCCGATACGCAAGAAGACACGGCGCGTTACGCACGTACCGTGCGCGCCGATGCTCCCTGGTGTCCGCGCAACATCGAGTTCATTCGCCGCATCAACGGCCTTCGCGACGAAGACGAGGTCAAGCGCATCGTTTACGACGCCAGCTACCTAGTGCTAGGTCTAGGCGATGTCTACCTCGGGGCCCCCGTGGCTACCCCCATCGATCCACGCCACCGCCTGGTCACCACCAAGTACAACCCGGCCCGCACCTGGACGCCGGAGAACGCCGTCGGCATCGGCGGCGCGTACCTGTGCATCTACGGAATGGAAGGCCCGGGCGGCTACCAGTTCGTCGGCCGCACGGTGCAGGTGTGGAACCACTACCGCGCGGGCATCGCGCCCTTCGTCCAACCCTGGCTTCTACGCACCTTCGATCAGCTGCGCTTCTTCGAAGTTACCCACGAGGAGCTGATGGAGATGCGGCGAGACTTCCCCCTTGGCCGCCTGCCCCTGCGCATCGAGGACACGGCGTTCCGCCTGGCGGAGCATGGGTCCTTCCTGCGAGAGCACAGCGAGGCGATCGAGTGCTTCCGTCACACCCAGCAAACTGCCTTCGACGCCGAACGCGCGCGTTGGGCGAAGCAGGGCTACGACCCCGCCGAGAGTGCGCCACCCCCCGCAGCCTCGCCCCTGAATGAGTCGGATATGGACGGCACCGCGATCGCATCCCCGGTGATGGGCGCCGTGTGGAAGGTGCTCAAAGCGCAGGGTGACCGCGTGGACGCCGACGAGACGGTGATGATCGTCGAATCCATGAAGACCGAGATCGCCGTGTCGACGCCGGTGGCCGGCGTGCTCAGCGAGCTCCTGGCCGAAGCCGGCACACAGGTTGATGCGGGCCAGGCCGTGGCCTTGGTAACCCAGAATCCCTAG
- a CDS encoding HupE/UreJ family protein gives MRTTLPVALLICLVLLAGAAEAHLLNMTRVTVAQWEHEAGELQVEIDLGQSLLSPHAYWALSKAPIDARRQGLVAVLGQLEGGIVLTVDGVRVRPTFLDVELQADSLGAIRNPLTPQMARLRWALPPAAGAQLEVSLRPDLDVPWPCLVRSDSDRRELPRSDLLTRDRRSTGAMSLTADTSASSSPGSLGTVAAVYTGLGFEHILPRGLDHVLFIIGLVLVGGSARQLALLLSCFTVAHSVTLATAILGAFRLPPVLVEPLIAASIAYIGLECLLRRAPGRATSRYALVFAFGLLHGLGFAQVLADIGLPDGRYLLALVSFNVGVELGQLSVLAIALLLLSRWQRRPWYEACIETPGATLVAGTGLYWLWQRLA, from the coding sequence GTGAGGACGACGCTGCCCGTCGCCCTACTCATCTGCCTGGTACTGCTGGCGGGTGCAGCGGAGGCTCACCTGCTAAACATGACGCGCGTTACCGTCGCCCAATGGGAGCACGAGGCCGGTGAGCTGCAGGTGGAGATCGATCTCGGCCAATCGCTGCTGAGCCCCCATGCCTACTGGGCGCTTAGCAAGGCGCCAATCGATGCGCGCAGGCAAGGGTTGGTCGCGGTGCTAGGGCAGTTGGAAGGGGGCATCGTGCTCACGGTCGACGGCGTGCGGGTGCGCCCGACCTTCCTCGACGTGGAGCTTCAGGCGGACTCCCTCGGCGCCATCCGCAACCCGCTAACACCGCAGATGGCGCGCCTGCGCTGGGCCCTGCCACCAGCAGCGGGTGCGCAGCTGGAGGTGTCCCTGCGCCCCGATTTGGACGTGCCATGGCCCTGCTTGGTGCGCAGCGACAGCGATCGGCGTGAACTACCGCGGTCGGATCTGCTCACGAGGGATCGGCGCAGCACCGGCGCCATGAGTCTCACCGCGGACACGTCCGCCTCGTCATCCCCCGGGTCCTTGGGCACCGTGGCCGCGGTGTACACGGGCTTGGGCTTCGAGCACATCCTGCCGCGAGGCTTGGATCACGTGCTGTTCATCATCGGCCTGGTGCTGGTGGGCGGTAGCGCGCGACAACTAGCGCTCCTGCTATCCTGCTTCACCGTCGCCCATTCGGTGACCCTCGCCACGGCGATACTCGGCGCATTCCGCCTGCCACCGGTGCTCGTAGAGCCGCTCATCGCGGCGTCGATCGCCTACATCGGCCTCGAGTGCTTGCTGCGGCGAGCACCTGGGCGGGCGACCTCGCGCTACGCTCTGGTATTCGCCTTCGGCCTGCTTCACGGGCTCGGTTTTGCCCAGGTGCTGGCGGACATCGGCTTGCCCGACGGGCGCTACCTGTTGGCGCTTGTGTCCTTCAACGTAGGCGTAGAGCTCGGGCAGCTGAGCGTGCTCGCGATCGCCCTGCTCCTGCTCTCCCGCTGGCAGCGAAGGCCTTGGTACGAAGCCTGCATAGAAACACCAGGGGCGACGCTAGTGGCTGGCACAGGTCTGTACTGGCTTTGGCAGCGGCTGGCGTAG
- a CDS encoding MBL fold metallo-hydrolase codes for MLNAVKANRRRVTSRLLGVGGTALALAAVDHGVAALDDMRIDFDPAGRAQGQFPARWIHGSKSAMDNDDPPVQVHAYNAHTFILRENKAINYEGAFMYLFFGNGQAMLIDQGSTSSPALFPLREVVDSILREWAQTHGVEEPQLIVANSHLHGDHYAAWNQFVDRPNTIMVGLTHEEMMAFWGFEDFPAQRIEFDLGGRTFIVTGSPGHQGSELSLYDTWTDLLYTGDMFYRGRLYLDDWDAWAASIQRLGTIADDYPVAHLVNNHIEMTTAPGVDYPIGTTWQPQEPPMQMTRAMLDVAIEASRSIERPGIYVFDDFLIYNEIPWATTTDP; via the coding sequence ATGCTCAACGCAGTGAAAGCGAATCGTAGGCGGGTGACCTCCCGCCTGCTCGGCGTAGGGGGCACGGCCCTCGCCCTGGCGGCCGTGGACCACGGTGTGGCGGCGCTCGATGACATGCGCATCGACTTCGACCCCGCTGGGCGCGCGCAGGGCCAATTCCCAGCACGCTGGATCCACGGCTCGAAGTCCGCCATGGACAACGACGATCCCCCCGTGCAGGTGCACGCCTACAACGCGCACACGTTCATCCTGCGCGAGAACAAGGCGATCAACTACGAAGGCGCCTTCATGTACCTGTTCTTCGGCAACGGCCAGGCGATGCTGATCGACCAGGGGTCGACCTCCTCGCCCGCCCTATTCCCCCTGCGTGAGGTGGTCGACAGTATCCTGCGCGAGTGGGCTCAGACACACGGCGTGGAGGAGCCCCAGCTCATCGTGGCCAACAGTCACCTGCACGGCGATCACTACGCCGCCTGGAATCAGTTCGTAGACCGCCCGAACACCATCATGGTGGGGCTCACGCACGAGGAGATGATGGCCTTCTGGGGCTTTGAGGATTTCCCGGCGCAGCGAATCGAGTTCGACTTAGGCGGGCGCACCTTCATCGTTACGGGCTCCCCCGGCCACCAGGGCTCGGAGCTCTCGCTCTATGACACGTGGACGGATCTTCTGTACACGGGCGACATGTTCTACCGGGGGCGCCTCTACCTGGACGACTGGGACGCGTGGGCGGCGAGCATTCAACGCCTAGGCACGATCGCCGATGACTACCCCGTCGCCCATCTGGTGAACAACCACATCGAGATGACCACCGCGCCGGGCGTGGACTATCCCATCGGCACGACGTGGCAGCCGCAGGAACCGCCGATGCAGATGACGCGTGCGATGCTTGACGTTGCCATCGAGGCCTCACGCTCGATCGAGCGCCCCGGCATCTACGTGTTCGATGATTTTCTCATCTACAACGAGATCCCCTGGGCCACCACCACGGACCCCTAG
- a CDS encoding MBL fold metallo-hydrolase has translation MHPPTHRHLAHSALCAALMASGAQAAPAPIDFNPADPAPGNMRFAWIHGSISAKHNTDPRVQVHRYNEHTYILRQNPAVHWEAPFMYLLIGERNALLIDAGATEEAEYFPLRSRVEGVLARWATAQAKPVPHLTIMLSGDAPAQTAGLAQFVNREDTTVITADRLADSPRVVMQEDGNAILDLGGGRTLTLLPTPGVSPTGLSAYDPYTDFLFTGTTLLPGRIVIRDFFAYTQSLDKLTTFSAEYPVKWLMGAHIDMSTTPGVDYRLRSNYRPREHALELPASALADCRAVVTLINGREWVEALPDLIVMHGVGRGERPYGYPVYTPALMQRHWLR, from the coding sequence GTGCACCCACCCACCCACCGGCACCTTGCGCACAGCGCGCTGTGCGCCGCCTTGATGGCCTCTGGCGCGCAAGCTGCGCCGGCCCCGATCGACTTCAACCCCGCCGACCCCGCACCCGGCAACATGCGCTTCGCCTGGATCCACGGCAGCATCAGCGCTAAGCACAACACTGACCCGCGGGTGCAGGTGCACCGCTACAACGAACACACCTACATCCTGCGGCAGAACCCGGCAGTGCATTGGGAAGCCCCGTTCATGTACCTGCTCATCGGAGAGCGCAACGCGCTGCTGATCGATGCGGGCGCCACCGAGGAGGCAGAGTACTTTCCCCTGCGCTCGCGCGTCGAGGGCGTGCTCGCAAGATGGGCCACTGCTCAGGCCAAGCCAGTACCTCACCTGACGATCATGTTGTCCGGCGATGCACCCGCGCAGACCGCCGGCCTCGCCCAGTTCGTCAATCGCGAGGACACGACGGTCATCACGGCCGATCGGCTGGCCGACTCGCCACGCGTGGTGATGCAGGAAGACGGCAACGCGATCCTCGATCTGGGCGGTGGTCGTACGCTCACCCTGCTGCCCACGCCTGGCGTTTCCCCTACGGGCCTCAGCGCCTACGATCCCTACACGGACTTTCTTTTCACGGGAACGACCTTGCTTCCCGGGCGAATCGTCATTCGCGACTTCTTCGCCTATACGCAGAGCCTGGATAAGCTGACGACATTCAGCGCAGAGTATCCAGTGAAATGGTTGATGGGGGCCCACATCGACATGAGCACAACCCCAGGGGTGGATTATCGTCTGCGCAGCAACTATCGCCCGCGCGAGCATGCGCTCGAGCTGCCAGCGTCAGCCCTAGCCGATTGCCGGGCGGTGGTCACGCTGATCAATGGCCGCGAGTGGGTCGAGGCCCTACCCGACCTTATCGTGATGCACGGTGTCGGACGCGGTGAGCGCCCCTACGGCTACCCCGTGTATACGCCAGCGCTCATGCAACGGCATTGGCTGCGCTAA